From the genome of Deinococcus sp. AJ005, one region includes:
- the der gene encoding ribosome biogenesis GTPase Der, whose product MHKVAIVGRPNVGKSSLFNRLIGRREAVVADFPGVTRDAKEGMMLYQNHRITLVDTGGLWSGDEWEAAIRQKAEWAIEGAQAVIFVLDPREGLSAADYEVADWLRRLGIPVIVVANKIDSQKHEVYLAELWGLGFGDPVPISAEHARGLDELMDRVMTHMPDDDDDVPEIAPIRISLIGRPNVGKSSLLNAIVQSDRAIVADQPGTTRDSLDVEWDYGGQRFVLVDTAGIRKKPPTAIEDYAIQRSQAAIARSDLIWLVVNADELGDHELKLANLAYDSGKPVIVVVNKWDLIPDADLKSTERDLNQKLHHISYAPRVYTSAINDYGIHEMLAEAMKLHDKWQSRVPTSELNRWLEVWQMRQAVPNFHGKKLRMYFMTQVETAPPTFAIFCNRATFVTRAYEGFLQNRIREDLALAGIPVRLKWKEKGPYKRGEKGEEAQA is encoded by the coding sequence ATGCATAAAGTTGCCATTGTGGGCCGACCCAACGTCGGCAAATCAAGCCTGTTCAACCGCCTGATCGGACGTCGCGAGGCCGTCGTGGCCGACTTCCCCGGCGTGACCCGTGACGCCAAGGAAGGCATGATGCTGTACCAGAACCACCGGATCACCCTGGTGGACACGGGCGGGTTGTGGAGCGGCGACGAGTGGGAAGCCGCCATCCGCCAGAAGGCCGAGTGGGCCATTGAGGGCGCGCAGGCCGTGATCTTCGTGCTGGACCCCCGCGAGGGCCTGAGCGCCGCCGACTACGAGGTGGCCGACTGGCTGCGCCGCCTGGGCATTCCGGTGATCGTGGTGGCCAACAAGATCGACAGCCAGAAGCACGAGGTCTACCTGGCCGAGTTGTGGGGCCTGGGCTTCGGCGATCCTGTGCCGATCAGTGCCGAACACGCGCGCGGCCTGGACGAACTGATGGACCGCGTGATGACCCACATGCCCGACGACGATGATGACGTGCCGGAAATTGCGCCCATCCGAATCAGCCTGATCGGGCGGCCCAACGTGGGCAAGTCCAGCCTACTCAACGCCATTGTGCAGAGTGACCGCGCCATCGTGGCCGATCAGCCAGGGACCACCCGCGACAGCCTGGACGTAGAGTGGGATTACGGCGGGCAGCGCTTTGTGCTGGTGGATACGGCAGGGATTCGCAAGAAGCCCCCCACCGCCATCGAGGATTACGCCATTCAGCGCAGCCAGGCGGCCATTGCCCGCAGCGACCTGATCTGGCTGGTGGTCAACGCCGACGAACTGGGCGACCACGAGCTGAAGCTGGCCAACCTCGCCTACGACAGCGGCAAGCCCGTGATCGTGGTGGTCAACAAGTGGGACCTGATCCCCGACGCGGACCTGAAAAGCACCGAGCGGGACCTGAACCAGAAGCTGCACCATATTTCCTACGCGCCGCGCGTGTACACCAGCGCCATCAACGACTACGGCATCCACGAGATGCTGGCCGAGGCCATGAAACTGCACGACAAGTGGCAGAGCCGCGTGCCCACCAGCGAGTTGAACCGCTGGCTGGAAGTCTGGCAGATGCGTCAGGCCGTGCCGAACTTCCACGGCAAGAAGCTGCGGATGTACTTCATGACCCAGGTGGAAACCGCGCCGCCCACCTTTGCCATTTTCTGCAACCGCGCCACCTTTGTGACCCGCGCCTACGAGGGCTTCCTGCAAAACCGCATCCGCGAGGATCTGGCGCTGGCCGGAATCCCGGTGCGGTTGAAGTGGAAGGAAAAGGGTCCGTACAAGCGCGGCGAGAAGGGTGAGGAAGCCCAGGCTTAG
- a CDS encoding EVE domain-containing protein: MPHWLLKSEPDVFGYPDLERVGREPWNGVRNYQARNFLRQMMEGDLCLFYHSRSKMPGIAGVARVTRAAHPDDLQFDPTSAYFDPKSDPSQPRWSMVEVEAVRAFPTVLTLEAIRALPEWADSPLTRKGSRLSVLPVTPEQFGAALAAAGLKLIN; this comes from the coding sequence ATGCCCCACTGGCTCCTCAAATCCGAACCCGATGTTTTTGGCTACCCCGATCTGGAACGCGTAGGACGCGAACCCTGGAACGGCGTCCGCAACTATCAGGCGCGCAATTTTCTGCGGCAGATGATGGAGGGCGACCTGTGTCTCTTCTATCACTCGCGCAGCAAGATGCCAGGAATTGCGGGCGTGGCGCGGGTCACGCGGGCCGCCCACCCAGACGATCTGCAATTTGACCCAACCAGCGCCTATTTTGATCCCAAATCTGACCCATCCCAGCCGCGCTGGAGCATGGTGGAGGTGGAGGCGGTGCGCGCCTTTCCCACCGTGCTGACGCTAGAGGCCATCCGCGCCCTGCCCGAGTGGGCCGATTCACCGCTGACCCGCAAAGGCTCTCGCCTGAGCGTATTGCCCGTGACGCCGGAGCAGTTCGGAGCGGCGCTGGCAGCCGCAGGACTGAAACTTATCAACTGA
- a CDS encoding N-acetylglucosamine kinase, with protein MILGIDMGASSSKWALFSDGVSGGEVAASGVYASLSGHLYTPEARQHMAAGLAGIRAAIPGQPSAVVVGVTGLSTDFAPLMMEMLSSTFHLPQHAIHVTDDLHLAYAAHFPSGGGTLVYAGTGSMAYHRPVSNDGTAADEVVRAGGHGFLIDDAGGAFWQGRQGLKAVLREVDEGRGESLLASSIFGVIGSQHWPDIRAYVYGEGRAALARLAPAVYAAAVDGDPRAQDIQRRAGEELARLGGAVLKRTGNSQLALCGGSFNPLVKAAFHAHFAGRDVSFTPTVSPLLGALALA; from the coding sequence ATGATCCTCGGCATCGACATGGGCGCGAGCAGCAGCAAGTGGGCGCTGTTTTCTGATGGGGTCTCTGGTGGGGAAGTGGCCGCCAGCGGCGTTTACGCTTCCCTGTCCGGCCACCTCTACACCCCTGAAGCGCGGCAGCACATGGCCGCTGGACTGGCCGGGATTCGCGCCGCCATTCCCGGCCAGCCTTCAGCGGTGGTGGTGGGTGTCACCGGCCTGTCAACCGATTTCGCGCCGCTGATGATGGAAATGCTGTCCAGTACGTTTCATCTGCCCCAGCACGCGATACACGTCACTGACGATCTGCATCTGGCCTACGCCGCGCATTTTCCTTCTGGTGGCGGCACCCTGGTCTATGCCGGAACCGGGAGCATGGCCTACCACCGCCCCGTTTCAAATGACGGTACAGCGGCAGACGAGGTGGTCCGCGCGGGCGGTCACGGTTTTCTGATCGACGACGCGGGCGGGGCCTTCTGGCAGGGGCGGCAGGGCCTGAAAGCGGTATTGCGGGAGGTGGATGAGGGGCGAGGGGAGAGCCTGCTGGCCTCCAGCATTTTTGGGGTCATCGGTTCCCAGCACTGGCCGGACATTCGGGCCTATGTGTACGGCGAGGGCCGCGCCGCGCTGGCCCGGCTCGCGCCTGCCGTGTACGCCGCTGCCGTGGACGGCGATCCACGCGCCCAGGACATCCAGCGCCGCGCCGGGGAAGAACTGGCTCGGCTGGGTGGGGCGGTGCTGAAGCGCACGGGAAACTCACAACTGGCGCTGTGCGGCGGCAGCTTCAATCCGCTGGTGAAGGCGGCTTTCCACGCGCACTTCGCGGGCCGTGACGTGAGCTTTACACCCACCGTCTCGCCGCTGCTGGGAGCTTTGGCCCTGGCCTGA